The following coding sequences are from one Pigmentibacter sp. JX0631 window:
- a CDS encoding FecR family protein, with product MLKIKYIIIFLFLLPKAVLAADDDVGKIENVIGKAEFIVGKETMPVKRGDLIHPTDVIKTGENTIVKILFYDGADIILYEKTELKIKEYSVNLESEKKSLKGVFEDIKGKIRFFVKPDKTVQNDVKYKTNNAVMGIRGTGGFIVAPETGETQLVVTTGKVELSNPSQPDVIQEVSENQWGKIIGNEPPPPPEPVTPELIESLKVEIPEGFENPPPLENENKEEQQDDKNKQQGNLTPPPVVPPPAKEAAAKDKSDDADDSEYFRIGPTFSAGLFNFFSFGLESRLFHFLGLSANIGGIQNFNLKNYPQLSNRINNNNNNTPIQSTQADISHVEVRAVIYPFFGSFFLGAAYGNRKVDARIDACEYISTFGGTCIPLRAFLKINTTYVTPQFGWLYVSKSGLTLGTEIGVQIPVQSGSEDFSAQVLSQDQNQISAVYNSYAFYDFQRQVRDNIGDYFRSKALPFWNIIKIGWLF from the coding sequence TTGCTTAAAATAAAATACATAATTATATTTCTTTTTCTTTTGCCAAAAGCTGTTTTAGCCGCAGATGATGATGTCGGAAAAATTGAAAATGTAATTGGCAAGGCTGAATTTATAGTTGGTAAAGAAACCATGCCAGTAAAAAGAGGCGATTTAATACATCCAACAGATGTCATAAAAACTGGGGAAAATACAATTGTTAAAATATTATTTTATGATGGTGCAGATATTATTCTTTATGAAAAAACTGAATTAAAAATAAAAGAATATTCTGTTAACTTAGAAAGTGAGAAAAAAAGTTTAAAAGGTGTCTTTGAAGATATTAAAGGAAAAATTCGTTTTTTTGTTAAACCTGATAAAACAGTACAAAATGATGTAAAATATAAAACAAATAATGCAGTAATGGGAATTCGCGGCACTGGCGGATTTATTGTTGCACCTGAAACTGGAGAAACACAACTAGTAGTTACCACGGGAAAAGTTGAACTTAGTAACCCTAGTCAACCAGATGTTATTCAGGAGGTTAGCGAAAATCAATGGGGTAAAATTATTGGAAATGAACCTCCACCTCCACCAGAACCCGTAACTCCTGAGCTCATAGAATCATTAAAAGTTGAAATCCCAGAAGGATTTGAAAATCCTCCGCCCTTAGAAAATGAAAATAAAGAAGAGCAACAAGATGATAAAAATAAACAACAAGGTAACTTAACACCGCCACCAGTAGTTCCACCCCCAGCAAAAGAAGCTGCTGCAAAAGATAAAAGTGATGATGCTGATGATAGCGAATACTTTAGAATAGGTCCTACATTTAGTGCTGGTCTTTTTAATTTCTTTTCTTTTGGACTGGAATCAAGACTGTTTCATTTTCTTGGTTTAAGCGCCAATATTGGAGGAATACAAAATTTCAATCTAAAAAACTATCCTCAACTCTCTAATAGGATAAATAATAATAACAATAATACCCCAATACAAAGCACACAAGCTGATATTTCTCACGTAGAAGTTAGAGCAGTAATTTATCCCTTTTTTGGTTCATTCTTTCTTGGTGCTGCATATGGTAACAGAAAAGTAGATGCTAGAATTGATGCTTGTGAATATATATCAACGTTTGGTGGGACTTGTATTCCATTAAGAGCTTTTTTAAAAATAAATACCACATATGTGACACCTCAGTTTGGCTGGTTATATGTTAGTAAAAGTGGGTTAACATTAGGTACAGAGATTGGTGTACAAATTCCAGTTCAATCAGGATCAGAGGACTTTAGTGCGCAAGTTCTTTCTCAAGATCAAAATCAAATTAGTGCTGTTTATAATTCATATGCGTTTTATGATTTTCAAAGACAAGTTAGAGACAACATTGGTGACTATTTCAGAAGTAAAGCATTACCATTTTGGAATATTATTAAAATTGGTTGGCTCTTTTAA
- a CDS encoding methyl-accepting chemotaxis protein produces the protein MLKKLSIKQKMVFWNILIVFIFTITLVYLGNESIERMMEEKRTQIRNLTDSAANLIYKYVDLTKEGKISKEEAVNAIKVALNAARYDGDNYFFVGDEERRQIINPKRPKDDGVVQNSTQYKMFVEILQSKKKGEFLSYFTTKPGSEGDFPKLTYLRTIPEWNWYVGTGIYIDDVDRQKRKNFIVEGSICLILSILLTGGGLILANFITIPLSKLTTMLNQSSNNMEEKSQYLTLMSENVGKSSKAQANSIQETAAAIEEVTSMIGRTSTLTHNSEELSKTISQQTEEGNQAVNDMVSSMAAIQEASQKLSEIEEIIIQIENKAMVINDIVSKTELLSLNASIESARAGEYGKGFAVVAEEVGNLAKTSGKSSNEIRELLDKSRVNVKNILELTVSRVAEGQNRTQVVSSIFNKIIQDVNEIQTQMTQITEATKEQEIGVKHISEAMSRIDQSAIKNQESADKSIEASKSILILSEDLKDITKKTKNIVFGEKIA, from the coding sequence ATGTTGAAAAAATTGAGTATCAAACAAAAGATGGTATTTTGGAATATCTTAATTGTTTTTATTTTTACTATTACTCTTGTTTATTTAGGCAATGAATCTATTGAAAGAATGATGGAAGAAAAAAGAACTCAAATAAGAAACCTTACTGACTCAGCAGCAAATCTAATTTATAAATATGTAGATCTAACTAAAGAAGGAAAAATATCGAAAGAGGAAGCTGTAAATGCAATAAAGGTTGCATTGAATGCTGCAAGATATGATGGAGACAACTATTTTTTCGTTGGCGATGAAGAACGTCGTCAAATTATAAATCCTAAGCGCCCAAAAGATGATGGGGTGGTCCAAAACTCGACGCAATATAAAATGTTTGTAGAAATTCTTCAAAGTAAAAAGAAAGGGGAATTCTTAAGTTACTTTACTACAAAACCTGGTTCAGAAGGTGATTTTCCAAAACTAACTTACTTGCGAACCATTCCAGAATGGAATTGGTATGTTGGTACAGGAATATACATTGATGATGTAGACAGACAAAAAAGAAAGAATTTTATAGTTGAAGGGTCTATTTGCCTCATTCTTTCTATTTTGCTTACTGGTGGTGGCTTAATTCTAGCAAATTTTATTACTATCCCTCTATCCAAACTCACTACGATGCTCAATCAGTCATCTAATAATATGGAAGAAAAATCACAATATTTAACTTTAATGAGTGAAAACGTAGGAAAATCTTCAAAAGCTCAAGCAAATTCCATTCAAGAAACTGCAGCGGCGATTGAAGAAGTAACAAGCATGATTGGCAGAACATCAACACTCACACATAATTCAGAAGAACTATCAAAAACCATTAGTCAGCAGACTGAAGAAGGTAATCAAGCAGTAAATGATATGGTTTCTTCTATGGCCGCCATTCAAGAAGCAAGTCAAAAACTTTCAGAAATTGAAGAAATTATTATTCAGATTGAAAACAAAGCTATGGTTATCAATGATATTGTTTCAAAAACAGAACTGTTATCACTGAATGCATCAATAGAATCTGCCAGAGCAGGTGAATATGGGAAAGGCTTTGCGGTTGTTGCAGAAGAAGTTGGTAATTTAGCAAAAACAAGTGGTAAATCTTCAAATGAAATTAGAGAATTACTAGACAAAAGCAGAGTAAATGTAAAAAATATTTTAGAATTAACAGTCAGTCGTGTAGCAGAGGGACAAAATAGAACACAAGTTGTGTCAAGTATTTTTAACAAAATAATTCAAGATGTAAATGAAATTCAAACACAAATGACACAAATTACTGAAGCTACAAAAGAACAAGAGATAGGTGTAAAACATATTTCTGAAGCCATGTCTAGAATTGATCAATCAGCTATTAAAAATCAAGAAAGTGCAGATAAATCTATTGAAGCCTCTAAAAGTATTCTTATCTTAAGTGAAGATCTAAAAGACATCACTAAAAAGACTAAAAATATCGTATTTGGAGAAAAAATTGCTTAA
- a CDS encoding type II toxin-antitoxin system MqsA family antitoxin — protein MKNKKRKNEYFDEILLGLNEALEHAKGNKKLKTTTVKIHPVQEMTAKEISKLRERLSFSQAIFAEFLGVSKKTVEAWEYGKSHPNGAALRLLNLIDSDPQYFENKAIRKIEVA, from the coding sequence ATGAAAAACAAAAAAAGAAAAAATGAATATTTTGACGAAATTTTATTGGGCTTAAATGAAGCATTAGAACATGCTAAGGGCAATAAAAAATTAAAAACAACTACGGTTAAAATCCATCCTGTGCAAGAAATGACGGCAAAAGAAATTAGTAAATTAAGAGAAAGGCTTTCATTTTCTCAAGCTATTTTTGCAGAATTTTTAGGCGTATCTAAAAAAACAGTTGAAGCTTGGGAATACGGCAAGAGTCACCCCAATGGAGCTGCTCTTCGTTTATTAAATTTAATTGATTCAGATCCTCAATATTTTGAAAATAAAGCTATAAGAAAAATCGAAGTTGCATAA
- a CDS encoding ABC transporter substrate-binding protein, with the protein MRLITFILSLLFNIFICLSVCPTTEYSYHKKTNYYETMPAAKKGGVLHFPISSDPKVMNPLLSDDTASSVVEGYLWLSLFSIDPENLEFIPNLAKDFKVSADKKNYTFSLYENAKWQDGNPVTTDDVKFTFDTLMDTKTHAAALRSFFEGVTLKIIDKQNFIFSIAEPKFDTFNVLASFTPIQKKQFENTKDFNLDKGIMNPIGNAAYIFDKFLRSQKIIFKRNKNWWAKDLPHFKNRFNPDEIILDIIPDPNLTYEKFLKGDVDQISFTAEQWHNKVTNIDKNKFGTKQNEKSIWSLKVKNKFPKPYNFIAWNLKNSLFSDVKTRTALGYLVDYNKILEKVFFNLYTQSTSPFGSFTENSAPELRSKEHLLAYNKEKAIVLLKEAGWKNDGSGVLSRNTNGKIEKFEFNLDINSNNTTRQKIAEIVKENFKSVGIKVNIRSYEWNTFLDLINKRKFEAVILAWTGSLFPNAKQIWDSDSEKNEGSNFVSYSNPKVDELIKKANIEFNTTKRQKIMQEINRIIYNDQPYTFIAEVNFVLEGLNSKIYSARWIANYESGAASDLFYLIK; encoded by the coding sequence ATGAGATTAATTACCTTTATTTTATCTCTACTGTTCAATATTTTTATTTGTCTATCTGTGTGCCCCACAACTGAATATTCTTATCACAAAAAGACTAATTATTATGAGACAATGCCAGCGGCTAAAAAAGGAGGGGTTTTACATTTTCCTATTAGCAGTGACCCTAAAGTAATGAATCCACTACTCAGCGATGATACAGCTTCTTCAGTTGTGGAAGGATATCTTTGGCTTTCGTTGTTTAGTATTGATCCTGAAAATTTGGAGTTTATTCCTAATCTTGCAAAAGACTTTAAAGTTTCTGCAGACAAAAAAAATTACACTTTTTCACTTTATGAAAATGCTAAATGGCAAGATGGAAACCCCGTAACAACAGATGATGTTAAATTTACATTTGATACTTTAATGGATACTAAAACTCATGCAGCAGCATTAAGATCTTTTTTTGAAGGTGTCACTTTAAAAATAATAGATAAACAAAATTTTATATTTTCCATTGCTGAACCTAAATTTGATACTTTTAACGTTTTAGCTTCTTTTACACCAATTCAGAAAAAACAATTTGAAAATACAAAAGATTTTAATTTAGATAAAGGAATTATGAATCCAATTGGGAATGCTGCTTATATTTTTGATAAGTTTCTTCGTTCGCAAAAAATTATTTTTAAAAGAAATAAAAATTGGTGGGCAAAAGATTTACCCCATTTTAAAAACAGATTTAATCCAGATGAAATTATTTTAGATATAATTCCAGATCCTAATCTTACCTATGAAAAATTTTTGAAAGGTGATGTTGATCAAATTTCATTTACTGCGGAACAATGGCACAATAAAGTTACAAATATTGATAAAAATAAGTTTGGTACGAAACAAAATGAAAAATCTATTTGGTCTTTAAAAGTAAAAAATAAATTTCCAAAACCATATAATTTTATAGCGTGGAATTTAAAAAATTCATTATTTAGTGATGTAAAAACTAGAACTGCTCTTGGTTATTTAGTTGATTACAATAAAATTCTTGAGAAAGTTTTTTTTAATCTATACACTCAAAGTACATCTCCTTTCGGATCATTTACTGAAAATTCAGCACCAGAATTAAGAAGTAAAGAACATCTACTCGCATATAATAAAGAAAAAGCAATAGTATTATTAAAAGAGGCAGGATGGAAAAATGATGGATCTGGTGTTTTGTCCAGAAATACAAATGGGAAAATTGAAAAATTTGAATTTAATTTAGATATAAATAGTAACAATACAACACGGCAAAAAATTGCAGAAATTGTTAAAGAAAATTTTAAATCGGTAGGAATTAAAGTTAATATAAGATCTTATGAGTGGAATACTTTTCTTGATTTAATTAATAAAAGAAAGTTTGAAGCTGTTATTTTAGCATGGACAGGTTCATTGTTTCCTAATGCAAAACAAATATGGGATTCAGATTCAGAAAAAAATGAGGGTTCAAACTTTGTAAGTTATAGTAATCCAAAAGTAGACGAATTAATTAAAAAAGCAAATATCGAATTTAATACAACGAAAAGACAAAAAATAATGCAAGAGATTAATAGAATTATTTACAATGATCAACCTTATACTTTTATAGCAGAAGTTAATTTTGTTTTAGAAGGTTTGAATAGTAAAATATACTCAGCACGTTGGATCGCTAATTATGAATCTGGGGCAGCAAGCGATTTATTTTACTTAATCAAGTAA
- a CDS encoding MnmC family methyltransferase: MTLIAHFTNSTEFSVNFFTTFDNSLSISLQESENISELMHSLQGAFSETIYVYSPVISVLLEKQKELSLLSIGLGLGYIEIMIVSQILAKKKSILDSEYFCIQSFESNENLIYFFQNFFLGKKIPFLFEQAYKDILIKMSEYFKVSFEEIINYINKLIQNNKFILNNKFSSETILKKSVNGIFFDAFSMKSTPELWEINLINNILHKNHLLNFCCFSTYASRSMLKKQLKEHNFKIIPKLGFSGKRECIFAIKEK, translated from the coding sequence ATGACATTAATCGCACATTTTACAAATTCGACCGAATTTTCTGTAAATTTCTTTACAACTTTTGATAATTCTTTGAGCATTTCATTACAGGAGTCAGAAAATATCTCTGAATTGATGCATAGTTTACAAGGAGCATTTTCTGAAACGATATATGTTTATTCACCTGTTATTTCTGTTCTTCTTGAAAAGCAAAAAGAATTATCTTTATTGTCTATTGGATTAGGTTTAGGTTATATAGAAATTATGATAGTATCTCAAATATTAGCTAAGAAAAAATCTATTTTAGATAGTGAATATTTTTGTATTCAATCCTTTGAAAGTAATGAAAATCTAATTTATTTTTTCCAAAATTTTTTTCTAGGAAAGAAAATCCCCTTTTTATTTGAACAAGCTTATAAAGATATATTAATTAAAATGTCAGAATATTTCAAAGTTTCTTTTGAAGAAATTATTAATTATATAAATAAACTTATTCAAAATAATAAATTTATTTTGAATAATAAATTTTCGTCTGAAACAATATTAAAAAAATCAGTCAATGGAATATTCTTTGATGCATTTAGTATGAAAAGCACGCCTGAGTTATGGGAAATAAATCTTATTAATAATATTTTACATAAAAATCATTTATTAAATTTCTGTTGTTTTTCTACCTATGCAAGTCGATCAATGTTAAAAAAGCAGTTAAAAGAACACAATTTTAAAATTATTCCTAAGTTAGGATTTTCAGGTAAAAGAGAATGTATTTTTGCTATAAAAGAAAAATAA
- a CDS encoding ABC transporter permease yields the protein MQKYFIRRFLAIIPMFFLMTFTYFCIQNYLPGGPVQEALARIRGLGGEGGGTKSGNLGPEEIKKLTKELEIQYGLDKPVLTRYGIWIKNILTLNFGDSITTREPAMQQIIERLPISLSFGIPGFFLTYFIAIPLGVLMALKDGSKFDSLSTFLLFISYSIPTLVFAVIFLLIFCTDRFLPFGAIFPLGGWHSDNYDELSLFGKFFDLCKHMFLPVLASVIGNFTIFAILQKNSMLEVIRSDYIRTARAKGLSENIVIFKHALRNALLPLLVGFGAILGSFLGGSIIIEPIFGLPGLGTLSLQSLASRDFNVVMAIVVLQSLAILFGQILNDVVYFLIDPRIEYS from the coding sequence ATGCAAAAATATTTTATAAGACGATTTTTAGCAATTATTCCTATGTTTTTTTTAATGACGTTTACTTATTTTTGTATCCAAAACTATTTACCTGGTGGTCCAGTTCAAGAAGCTTTAGCTCGAATAAGAGGGCTGGGTGGTGAAGGTGGTGGAACAAAATCTGGAAATTTAGGACCAGAAGAAATTAAAAAACTTACAAAAGAATTAGAAATACAATATGGACTAGATAAACCTGTTTTAACAAGGTATGGAATTTGGATAAAAAATATTTTAACTTTAAATTTTGGAGATTCTATTACTACAAGAGAACCTGCAATGCAGCAAATCATTGAACGATTGCCTATTTCGCTTTCTTTTGGGATACCCGGGTTTTTTTTAACATATTTTATAGCAATTCCACTTGGTGTATTAATGGCATTAAAAGATGGCAGTAAATTTGATTCTCTTTCCACTTTTTTGCTATTTATATCTTACAGTATACCTACACTAGTCTTCGCAGTAATATTTCTTCTTATTTTTTGTACTGATAGATTTTTACCTTTTGGAGCTATTTTTCCATTAGGTGGTTGGCACTCTGATAACTATGATGAATTAAGTTTATTTGGAAAATTTTTTGACTTATGTAAACACATGTTTCTTCCTGTATTAGCTTCAGTTATTGGGAATTTCACTATATTTGCCATTTTACAGAAAAATAGCATGCTTGAAGTCATTCGTTCCGATTATATTAGAACAGCGAGAGCTAAAGGATTGAGTGAAAATATTGTAATTTTTAAACATGCTTTGCGGAATGCTTTGTTACCTTTACTTGTAGGTTTCGGTGCTATTTTAGGAAGTTTTTTAGGAGGTTCAATTATTATTGAACCTATATTTGGTTTACCAGGGCTTGGTACTTTAAGTCTTCAATCGCTAGCTTCTCGAGATTTCAATGTCGTCATGGCTATTGTTGTATTACAATCTCTTGCAATTTTATTTGGGCAAATACTTAATGATGTTGTATATTTTTTAATTGATCCTAGAATTGAATATTCTTAA
- a CDS encoding type II toxin-antitoxin system RelE/ParE family toxin, with the protein MERVFVWSDTFTIKLYKQFSRKEAEEIQGRIEKELREDPEAGDLIEGTHGLRKLRVSDGNKGKSGSLRVLYLDIKIKERIYIIAFFPKNAKENLSKEEKNILASVVLNIKKECENEKQKKKK; encoded by the coding sequence ATGGAAAGAGTTTTTGTGTGGTCAGATACATTTACCATTAAATTATACAAACAATTTTCTAGAAAAGAAGCCGAAGAAATTCAAGGCCGAATTGAAAAGGAACTACGTGAAGATCCAGAAGCAGGTGACTTGATTGAGGGAACCCACGGTTTAAGGAAACTTAGAGTTTCTGATGGTAACAAGGGAAAAAGTGGGTCGCTTAGAGTTCTATATTTAGATATCAAGATAAAGGAACGAATTTATATTATTGCATTTTTTCCAAAGAATGCGAAAGAGAACCTTTCTAAAGAAGAAAAAAATATACTAGCTAGTGTAGTATTAAATATAAAAAAGGAGTGTGAAAATGAAAAACAAAAAAAGAAAAAATGA
- a CDS encoding M23 family metallopeptidase, with the protein MLKLERLKKKLSFAVFIPLTIALTGCLNSRSNPSNQNLVLKGSAAELKETVVLDPAFIHRQEMAERNFFGFSGAQQDHLNNIVKNDEDFSEIDDEHLNDSTLFSKDAMSGKFGELIWPTVGTFSSAFGMRSLSKRVKKTKKAKSKVVNTTRMHAGIDVSAPEGTAIHASADGIVLFAGNKRGYGESVIIGHDSEHETLYAHMVKYIVRNGQFVRRDQVIGFVGRTGFVTGANLHFETRVSGVAYNPITYLPPNENGQKKLGMKTPALSTQLAYYQNKSNYALNSNENSKVKRN; encoded by the coding sequence ATGTTGAAATTGGAAAGATTAAAGAAAAAATTGTCTTTTGCAGTCTTCATTCCTCTTACTATTGCCTTAACGGGATGTCTTAATTCTCGCTCTAATCCTTCAAATCAAAACTTAGTTTTAAAAGGTTCAGCAGCTGAATTAAAAGAAACTGTTGTGTTAGATCCTGCCTTTATTCATCGTCAGGAAATGGCTGAACGAAACTTTTTTGGTTTTAGTGGAGCACAACAAGACCATCTCAATAATATAGTAAAGAATGATGAAGATTTTTCAGAGATAGATGATGAACATTTAAATGATTCTACCCTTTTTTCAAAAGACGCTATGTCTGGGAAATTTGGGGAACTTATTTGGCCAACTGTAGGAACTTTTTCGAGTGCTTTTGGCATGAGAAGTCTGTCTAAAAGAGTCAAAAAGACAAAAAAAGCAAAATCAAAAGTTGTAAATACAACTCGTATGCATGCTGGTATTGATGTCAGTGCTCCTGAGGGAACTGCTATTCATGCATCAGCCGATGGTATTGTACTATTTGCTGGGAATAAACGCGGTTATGGCGAATCTGTCATCATTGGACATGATAGCGAACACGAAACCCTTTATGCACATATGGTAAAATATATTGTTCGAAATGGACAATTTGTCCGTAGGGATCAAGTAATAGGTTTTGTTGGAAGAACTGGTTTTGTAACGGGAGCAAATTTACATTTTGAAACTCGAGTTTCTGGTGTAGCTTATAATCCAATTACGTATCTTCCGCCTAATGAAAATGGGCAAAAGAAATTAGGAATGAAAACGCCTGCTCTTTCAACCCAATTGGCTTATTATCAAAATAAATCCAATTATGCGTTAAATTCAAATGAAAATAGCAAGGTTAAGCGCAACTAA
- a CDS encoding GNAT family N-acetyltransferase, with the protein MRQPILLLPIKLSEFEIRIARPEELPEVYEMGFDEWGEGKTLTQHIQACHESIKYPHGIRYVLVNHNKQLVASLMCYEYQLNSNEKIIGIGTVCTKITERKKGYAGLLLNGVTETYIAQKIYSSYVLFSDINPAYYEKFGFIPLPSELQKYPKSVFMIKCQAEFYSKLVDNLAQTEIAYF; encoded by the coding sequence ATGCGGCAACCAATCTTACTATTACCTATTAAACTTTCTGAGTTTGAAATAAGAATTGCAAGACCTGAAGAACTTCCCGAGGTTTATGAAATGGGTTTTGATGAATGGGGTGAAGGAAAAACTTTAACGCAACATATCCAAGCATGTCATGAATCAATAAAATACCCCCATGGCATTCGTTACGTCTTGGTAAATCATAATAAGCAATTAGTTGCATCTTTAATGTGCTATGAATATCAACTGAATTCAAACGAAAAAATTATAGGTATTGGAACTGTTTGTACTAAAATAACTGAAAGAAAAAAAGGTTATGCTGGATTGTTATTAAATGGTGTAACTGAAACTTACATTGCACAAAAAATTTATTCTTCATATGTCTTATTTTCTGATATTAATCCAGCATATTATGAAAAATTTGGTTTTATACCGTTACCGAGTGAATTGCAAAAATATCCTAAGTCTGTATTTATGATTAAATGTCAAGCAGAATTTTATAGCAAATTAGTAGATAATTTAGCACAAACAGAAATTGCTTATTTTTAA
- a CDS encoding ABC transporter permease subunit, which produces MNKNKNRKIKHFFSQKKAKFGLFLFCVIFLSSIFANFIANDQPIFLLRKIIATNEIKFYFPALINYTPSDYNLADAFIVDYQKLEEDDRINKNYNWALHPLVHWNPEAQTDIILSKPSKEHWLGTDNLGRDIFARLLYGSRLSLGFGISLWFISYTIGAFIGAMQGYFLGTFDFILERLKELSSIIPMLTMVILVTAVTKSQSFWIILFLVLIFGWMGIASQIRATVLTIKTREFCEAAKALGSSNLKILVKHILPNSLTPLITLSPFAIEGGVSLLAALDYLGFGLPPPTPSLGELMAQGRDNIQNAPWLLISPVITILCILVSISLIGQALREAFDPKMNS; this is translated from the coding sequence ATGAATAAAAATAAAAACCGAAAAATTAAACATTTTTTTTCACAAAAAAAAGCAAAGTTTGGATTGTTTTTATTTTGTGTAATATTTTTATCATCTATTTTTGCTAATTTTATTGCAAATGATCAACCAATATTTTTACTTAGAAAGATAATTGCAACGAATGAAATAAAATTTTATTTTCCAGCTTTAATAAATTATACCCCAAGTGATTATAATTTAGCAGATGCTTTTATTGTAGATTATCAAAAACTTGAAGAAGATGATAGAATAAATAAAAATTACAATTGGGCACTCCATCCATTGGTACATTGGAATCCAGAAGCACAGACTGATATAATCTTATCGAAACCTTCAAAAGAACATTGGCTAGGTACAGATAATTTAGGCAGAGATATTTTTGCAAGACTTCTTTATGGTAGCAGATTATCTTTGGGATTTGGAATAAGCCTTTGGTTTATTTCTTATACAATTGGTGCGTTTATTGGAGCAATGCAAGGTTATTTCTTAGGAACTTTTGATTTTATTTTAGAAAGATTAAAAGAATTATCATCAATTATACCAATGCTTACTATGGTCATATTAGTAACTGCAGTAACAAAAAGCCAATCATTTTGGATTATTCTTTTTCTTGTTTTAATTTTTGGTTGGATGGGAATAGCAAGTCAAATAAGAGCTACTGTTCTTACTATTAAAACAAGAGAATTTTGTGAAGCTGCAAAAGCTTTAGGATCTTCTAATTTAAAAATACTAGTTAAACACATATTACCTAATTCTTTGACTCCACTCATTACCTTAAGTCCTTTTGCAATTGAAGGTGGAGTATCTTTATTAGCCGCTTTAGATTATTTAGGATTTGGATTGCCTCCTCCTACACCCAGTTTAGGTGAATTAATGGCTCAAGGGAGAGATAATATTCAAAATGCTCCTTGGCTTTTAATCTCTCCAGTGATAACAATTTTATGTATTTTAGTTTCAATTAGTTTAATTGGGCAAGCTTTAAGGGAAGCATTTGATCCAAAAATGAATTCATAA